A genomic segment from Solenopsis invicta isolate M01_SB chromosome 5, UNIL_Sinv_3.0, whole genome shotgun sequence encodes:
- the LOC105205846 gene encoding uncharacterized protein LOC105205846, translating to MELFEILCGIAVIIIIVYYFLTSTFNFWKSRGVRGPRPIPGYGNIKDILMLKQFFGDFATKLYNDYKNEQFIGIFARRTPILIVKDLDLIKDILIKDFTKFADRAPVPITERAEPLSQHLFNLEAKRWRPLRMKLSPVFTSGKLKDMFFLISECADHLVQYMEKLVSRGEPIECRELTAKYTTDVIGSCAFGIEINALSDNDSEFRKMGRKVFDQPWSNRLRMRLKQMAPKFYDMLGYVLPQMDITKFFTRIVVETMDYRDTHNVVRNDFIDKLRELKKHPEILGDIPLTDSLIASQAFVFFLAGFETSSTTMSNALYELALNRKIQDKLREEITETYLKHGENLTYENIKEMDYLDKIFKETLRKYPPVAILMRRSMTSYTFEGTNVSIPKNQRVWIPAYAIQRDPNIYPKPDVFDPERFTDEAVQSRHPMSYLPFGDGPRNCIGARFAVHQTKVGLIKILRNYKVETCEKTPIPYVNDPKAFLLAPKGGIHLKIVKINRTLWYLLSEVLLALMFVVALLFFLSNGLLSIFFIVTSNPGIGIGTGIIDLHVSAVRPIAHVIWTFFGISGTNFIIHCVGLNSVPDVIIFFISDIPKLDKSGINLEVISDNEGNLGRLGNLGRLGNLGRLGNLGIEGIGNLGIEGIGKLESIDDRRTMGPFEILCGIAAVTLALYYFLTSTYDFWKLRGVPGPRPIPGLGNFKDVMLNNISAGDYLTKIYNTYKDEPMVGIFTRKTPLLIVKDLELIKDVLIKDFTMFADRGLPIFEKTEPLSQHLFSLEPKRWRPLRIRLSPVFTSGKLKEMFSLISKCADHLVVYMEKVADKGEPVECRELSAKYTTDVIGNCAFGIDMNALSDEDSEFRKMGRKAFTLNWAAMLRIRVRQISPRLYGMLGYFLPQTDVTKFFTRVITETMDYREANNIVRNDFVDMLRELKKHPDKMSDVELTDSLIASQAFVFFLAGFETSSTTISHALYELALNEKIQDNLREEINEVYAKYGEDFSYDNIKEMKYLDKVFKETLRKYPPVTFLMRQTMSNYTFEGTKVTLPKDQKVWIPVYAIQRDPNIYPKPDVFDPERFTDEAVQNRHPMSFLPFGDGPRNCIGSRFAIFQTKVGLVKILRHYKVETCEKTPIPYVNNPKAFLLAPVDGLYLKIVKIN from the exons ATGGAACTCTTTGAAATTCTATGCGGCATTGCCgtaataattatcattgtttATTATTTCCTCACGTCAACTTTTAACTTTTGGAAATCACGTGGCGTTCGCGGTCCACGACCCATACCGGGATACGGTAATATCAAAGATATTTTGATGTTGAAGCAATTTTTTGGTGATTTTGCGACGAAACTGTATAATGACTACAAAAACGAACAATTTATTGGAATATTCGCAAGAAGGACACCTATTCTTATCGTAAAAGATTTAGACTTAATTAAGGATATTCTTATCAAAGATTTCACCAAGTTCGCTGATAGAGCACCTGTCCCGATTACCGAAAGG GCCGAGCCGCTGTCGCAACATCTTTTCAATTTGGAAGCAAAGAGATGGCGACCGTTGAGGATGAAATTGTCGCCTGTCTTTACATCCGGTAAACTAAAGGACATGTTCTTTTTAATATCGGAATGTGCTGACCACCTTGTTCAGTATATGGAAAAATTAGTGAGTCGAGGCGAACCCATAGAATGCCGCGAATTGACGGCGAAATATACGACGGATGTCATCGGCAGCTGTGCCTTCGGCATCGAGATAAATGCACTATCGGACAACGACAGCGAATTTCGTAAGATGGGAAGGAAGGTATTCGATCAGCCCTGGTCGAACAGATTACGAATGAGGTTGAAACAAATGGCCCCCAAGTTTTACGATATGCTCGGTTACGTTCTACCACAAATggatattactaaatttttcacACGTATCGTCGTGGAAACCATGGATTATAGAGACACCCATAATGTCGTTAGAAACGATTTCATTGATAAATTGCGTGAATTAAAGAAGCATCCAGAGATATTGGGCGATATCC ctTTGACAGATAGTTTAATAGCTTCTCAAGCCTTCGTATTTTTCCTCGCTGGTTTCGAAACTTCCTCGACAACTATGAGCAATGCGCTTTACGAGTTGGCATTAAATCGAAAAATACAAGACAAGTTACGTGAAGAAATTACCGAGACCTATTTAAAACATGGCGAAAATTTAACATAtgagaatataaaagaaatggattatttagataaaattttcaaag AAACCTTACGAAAATATCCGCCAGTAGCAATTCTTATGAGGCGATCGATGACGAGTTATACTTTCGAGGGTACCAACGTTAGTATACCGAAAAATCAAAGAGTATGGATTCCTGCCTATGCAATTCAACGAGATCCGAATATTTATCCAAAGCCAGATGTTTTCGATCCAGAAAGATTTACCGACGAAGCTGTGCAAAGTAGACACCCGATGTCCTATTTACCTTTTGGTGACGGACCACGCAATTGCATtg GAGCTCGCTTTGCTGTTCACCAGACTAAAGTTGGACTTATAAAGATATTACGAAATTACAAAGTCGAGACTTGTGAGAAAACTCCAATACCTTATGTAAACGATCCTAAAGCATTTCTATTAGCGCCAAAAGGGGGAATACACTTGaaaatcgttaaaattaatCGAACT CTATGGTATCTGCTGTCTGAGGTACTTCTGGCGTTGATGTTTGTGGTGGCATTGTTGTTTTTTCT ATCGAATGGACTACTCAGCATATTCTTCATAGTGACATCCAATCCGGGTATCGGCATAGGTACAGGAATCATCGATTTACATGTTTCTGCAGTTAGGCCCATCGCACACGTTATTTGGACGTTCTTTGGTATATCGGGAACCAACTTCATAATCCATTGCGTCGGATTAAATAGCGTACCAGACGtgatcatattttttatatccgaCATACCAAAATTGGATAAATCAGGTATAAATTTGGAAGTCATATCTGACAATGAAGGCAATTTAGGCAGACTCGGCAATTTAGGCAGACTCGGCAATTTAGGTAGACTCGGCAACTTAGGCATTGAAGGCATCGGCAACTTAGGCATTGAAGGCATCGGCAAATTAG AATCGATCGACGATCGCAGGACAATGGGACCCTTTGAAATTCTATGCGGAATTGCCGCTGTAACTCTCGCACTTTATTATTTCCTCACGTCAACTTATGATTTTTGGAAATTACGTGGCGTTCCTGGTCCACGACCGATACCAGGACTTGGTAATTTCAAAGATGTTATGCTTAATAACATATCAGCGGGTGATTATTTGACAAAGATATATAACACCTACAAAGACGAACCGATGGTTGGGATATTTACGAGAAAGACACCCCTTCTCATTGTAAAAGACTTAGAACTTATCAAGGATGTTCTCATCAAAGATTTCACCATGTTCGCTGATAGAGGACTTCCCATTTTCGAAAAG ACTGAACCATTGTCGCAACATCTTTTCTCTTTAGAGCCAAAGAGATGGCGACCGTTGAGAATACGGTTGTCGCCTGTTTTTACATCTGGTAAGCTAAAGGAGATGTTCTCCTTGATATCAAAATGTGCTGACCACCTTGTCGTATACATGGAGAAAGTAGCGGACAAAGGTGAACCGGTAGAATGCCGCGAGTTATCTGCTAAATACACGACCGATGTTATCGGCAACTGTGCCTTCGGCATCGACATGAACGCATTGTCAGATGAGGATAGCGAATTTCGCAAGATGGGAAGAAAAGCATTTACACTCAACTGGGCAGCTATGTTACGAATAAGAGTCAGACAAATTTCTCCACGGCTATACGGAATGCTCGGCTACTTCCTGCCTCAAACCGATGTTACCAAATTTTTCACACGTGTTATCACGGAAACTATGGATTACAGAGAAGCAAATAATATCGTTAGGAATGATTTTGTCGATATGTTGCGCGAATTAAAGAAACATCCGGATAAAATGAGCGACGTTG agCTGACGGATAGTTTAATAGCATCTCAAGCCTTCGTATTTTTCCTCGCTGGTTTCGAAACTTCCTCGACAACTATTAGCCATGCGCTCTACGAGTTAGCattgaatgaaaaaatacaagATAATCTGCGTGAAGAGATTAACGAAGTCTATGCAAAGTATGGTGAAGACTTTTCATACGATAATAtcaaagaaatgaaatatttagataaaGTTTTCAAAG AAACTTTACGAAAATATCCGCCAGTGACATTTCTTATGAGACAAACTATGTCGAATTATACTTTCGAGGGTACCAAAGTTACTTTACCGAAAGATCAAAAAGTATGGATACCTGTTTACGCGATTCAACGAGATCCGAATATTTATCCAAAACCAGATGTTTTCGATCCAGAAAGATTTACCGACGAAGCTGTGCAAAACAGACACCCGATGTCTTTTCTACCTTTTGGCGATGGACCAAGAAATTGTATTG gatCTCGCTTCGCTATTTTTCAGACTAAAGTTGGGCTTGTAAAAATACTACGACATTACAAAGTCGAGACCTGCGAGAAAACTCCAATACCTTATGTCAATAATCCTAAGGCATTTTTATTAGCACCAGTAGACGGACTTTacttaaaaatagttaaaattaattga
- the LOC105205670 gene encoding protein PELPK1, with translation MKATMVFMVLAIVVCAMVQKSEQFDMPQLPNMPNLPNLPMPSMPKLPMPSMPKLPSLPKLPSLPKLPSLPKLPSLSDMTSKFIPDLSNFGMSDIKNMITSGTLFNPTQWIMKLVPDIPKNVQITCAMGLTAETCKSMIPVPMPIPGLDVTMKNMLSSPFDLSNIVGISAHLPGINLAGIKCCAGLVK, from the exons ATGAAGGCAACAATGGTGTTTATGGTCTTGGCTATCGTGGTGTGCGCCATGGTTCAGAAATCC GAACAATTTGACATGCCTCAATTGCCGAATATGCCCAACTTACCTAATTTGCCGATGCCTTCAATGCCTAAGTTGCCGATGCCTTCAATGCCTAAGTTGCCGAGTCTACCTAAATTGCCGAGTCTGCCTAAATTGCCGAGTCTGCCTAAATTGCCTTCATTGTCAGATATGACTTCCAAATTTATACCTGATTTATCCAATTTTGGTATGtcggatataaaaaatatgatcaCGTCTGGTACGCTATTTAATCCGACGCAATGGATTATGAAGTTGGTTCCCGATATACCAAAGAACGTCCAAATAACGTGTGCGATGGGCCTAACTGCAGAAACATGTAAATCGATGATTCCTGTACCTATGCCGATACCCGGATTGGATGTCACTATGAAGAATATGCTGAGTAGTCCATTCGATCTGTCAAATATAGTTGGAATATCAGCTCATCTACCAGGCATTAATCTGGCAGGCATAAAATGTTGTGCGGGTCTAGTAAAATAA